From the genome of Photobacterium sp. CCB-ST2H9, one region includes:
- a CDS encoding DUF4236 domain-containing protein, whose protein sequence is MKGLRFQKRIRILPFLWINLSKSGVSFTVGGRNLKLNFGKKGAVASVNVPGTGVSRKSLSRKSTAKSS, encoded by the coding sequence ATGAAAGGTTTGCGTTTCCAAAAAAGAATCAGGATCTTACCGTTCCTCTGGATCAATTTATCTAAATCCGGTGTGTCATTTACGGTGGGCGGCCGGAATCTCAAGCTGAACTTCGGAAAGAAGGGCGCCGTAGCATCAGTTAACGTGCCAGGTACCGGGGTGTCTCGGAAGTCACTTTCAAGAAAAAGCACGGCCAAAAGTTCGTAA
- a CDS encoding chromosome segregation protein ParM, producing the protein MRISSPQKDALFVLLLIEEKGENDPFPATDLLMTVNKIRPWNKQVDASNFTRSCHKLAENGFVHRFRHPQSLRLAFKLTDLGRPVAEKRRAEWQRELKKDQ; encoded by the coding sequence GTGAGAATTTCATCCCCACAAAAGGATGCGCTGTTTGTATTGCTGCTCATTGAAGAGAAAGGGGAAAATGACCCTTTTCCAGCAACCGATTTATTGATGACAGTCAATAAAATCAGGCCGTGGAATAAGCAAGTCGACGCGAGTAATTTCACCCGGTCTTGCCACAAACTGGCAGAGAATGGGTTTGTTCATAGATTCCGTCACCCACAGTCACTACGTCTCGCATTTAAGCTGACTGATTTGGGCAGGCCTGTAGCAGAAAAACGAAGAGCTGAGTGGCAACGAGAATTAAAAAAGGACCAGTAA
- a CDS encoding glycosyltransferase family 25 protein gives MNRFLNNVFIIHVSKGYEDRRAHIDQHLPERGITNFEYMLEGDISDLTPEVKEKYFQHNECLPALSCAYKHILVYEKMVAEGIERALVLEDDAYLTEDAFEKLSAVEAEMSSERNFILNIEHSNRSVPVRIKNPGQLCYLASHTKRTGGYVIQLEAAKRIVDFFEHYQTSMPIDAFQTKMRDILGYNIFWMDPPVVHQGSKNGMFDSELSQRKKNRLGALTSYFRDGYQRHILTNLSSKRMRSFQKVTRY, from the coding sequence ATGAATCGCTTCCTAAATAACGTATTTATCATCCACGTCAGTAAGGGATATGAAGACCGACGAGCACACATCGATCAGCATCTTCCAGAAAGAGGAATTACAAATTTTGAATACATGCTGGAGGGGGATATTTCTGACCTAACGCCAGAGGTGAAAGAAAAGTATTTCCAGCACAATGAATGTCTTCCTGCGCTCTCTTGCGCGTACAAGCACATCCTGGTCTACGAGAAAATGGTTGCTGAAGGAATTGAGCGCGCACTGGTGCTGGAAGACGATGCCTACCTGACAGAGGATGCCTTTGAAAAGTTATCTGCAGTCGAGGCTGAGATGTCCAGCGAAAGAAACTTTATCCTGAACATTGAACACAGCAATCGCTCTGTTCCGGTTCGAATCAAAAATCCGGGGCAGCTGTGCTACTTAGCATCACATACCAAAAGAACTGGTGGATATGTCATTCAACTGGAAGCTGCGAAACGGATCGTAGATTTCTTTGAGCATTACCAGACCTCTATGCCAATCGATGCATTTCAAACAAAAATGAGAGACATCCTGGGTTACAACATCTTTTGGATGGACCCCCCGGTAGTTCATCAAGGCTCTAAAAACGGTATGTTTGATAGTGAGTTAAGTCAACGAAAGAAAAATCGACTCGGTGCTCTGACATCGTACTTCCGCGATGGGTATCAACGCCACATTCTGACAAATTTAAGCTCCAAGCGGATGCGTAGCTTCCAAAAAGTCACCCGATACTGA
- a CDS encoding RepB family plasmid replication initiator protein, translating to MHKKITAEVDNFVEEFQLESSVIPGSEIVTSERALHCNTTTSVQPNVLLRTGVFTPIGRRTPNKYVEMDLSDDLRDLEICQTEGYEQVTVKGEKLNVETDFKVWCGIVLSFSKYGASSNTINLKFSEFAKSCGYPSRRFDKNLRRQIGESLGRIQSQKISFLRKGAVKGVHTGMLLKAEFDEIEDRVLLMADEKLWDMYRLDFQVLVSLKVLEKLPRAEVAQCLYLYFVALPENPVPVSFERLRDRLQLGSSVKEANRRIKLGLQKLESIGFLSGSFARKGGETFYLVEKRYKQLNSPQKG from the coding sequence ATGCACAAGAAAATCACAGCTGAAGTGGACAATTTTGTGGAAGAATTTCAACTTGAATCTAGTGTAATACCTGGTTCTGAGATCGTAACCTCTGAAAGGGCTTTGCATTGCAATACAACGACCAGCGTTCAGCCTAATGTTCTGCTGCGGACAGGGGTGTTTACTCCAATTGGTCGAAGAACACCCAACAAATATGTTGAAATGGATTTATCCGATGACCTTCGTGATCTGGAGATCTGTCAGACGGAGGGATATGAGCAAGTCACGGTTAAAGGTGAAAAGCTCAATGTGGAAACTGATTTCAAAGTCTGGTGTGGTATTGTCTTGTCCTTCAGCAAATACGGGGCTTCTTCCAATACAATCAATCTGAAGTTTAGTGAGTTTGCGAAGTCGTGCGGATACCCAAGTAGACGGTTTGACAAGAACTTACGACGCCAAATCGGAGAATCTCTGGGCAGGATTCAAAGTCAAAAAATATCATTCCTTCGAAAAGGCGCCGTGAAGGGTGTTCATACAGGCATGCTACTTAAAGCGGAGTTCGACGAAATCGAAGATCGTGTTTTGTTGATGGCAGATGAGAAGCTTTGGGACATGTATCGGTTGGATTTCCAGGTTCTTGTTAGCCTGAAGGTCTTGGAGAAGCTCCCGAGGGCTGAAGTGGCGCAATGCTTGTATCTGTACTTTGTGGCCCTTCCTGAGAATCCAGTACCAGTTTCGTTCGAGAGATTAAGGGATCGGCTTCAGCTTGGATCTTCTGTAAAAGAGGCTAACCGGCGTATCAAGCTGGGACTTCAAAAGCTGGAATCAATCGGTTTCCTGTCTGGCTCCTTTGCTCGAAAGGGGGGAGAGACATTCTATTTGGTTGAAAAGCGCTATAAGCAACTGAATTCTCCCCAGAAAGGATAG